The sequence below is a genomic window from Cryobacterium arcticum.
GGCCCGTCTCGGCGAAGACGATCGCGCAGACGCCCAACAGAGCCCAGGGTCCGAATCCGTTGATAAGGATCTCCGGGTCGAGCCACGGGATGAGTGCGGTGTTAATCACGAAGAAAACTCCAGTCGTCGGCGGCTAGATCGGCCAGTCGGCGGTGATCGCGTGCGTCGCTACAGGTTATCGCGTAAACCGGGCCGGAAACCCTGATCAAGGGGTGGGCTAACCCCCCAAAGTGTTGTGAGGACCGGTGCTGGTCTGCGCCTCGAGCCGGGTCTGGGCGCGGTCGGCCAGCCAGGTGCGCAGGCCGAAGACGATCGACGCAGTGATGAAGAACGCGGCGATCACGTATGCCGCGCTCTTGACGCCGGGGATCGCGGCGGCGTAATAGCCGGTCAGGGTGATGCCCACGCCCCAAGCCAGGGCTCCGACCACGTTGCTGGAGAGGAACTTGTAGTAGTTCATCCGTCCGACGCCCGCCACGACGGGCACGAACACCCGCGCCCAGGGCATGAACCGGGCCACGACAACGGCCCACCAGCCGTACTTGAGGTAGAACGACTCGGTTTTCACGATGGCCAGCTGGGTGCGGCGTCCGCCGCGCCGGTCCAGGTAGCCCCGGCCGTAGCGGCGGCCGAGCAGGAATCCCACCTGGTCGCCGAGGAAGGCGGCGATGCCGATGCCGACCGCGAGGACGACGATGTTGAGGTTCGAACTCGACGCGGCGACCAGCCCGGACCCGAAGAGCAGGGAGTCGCCCGTGATGAACGGGATGAAGACGCCCAGGAACAGAGCGGTGCCCGCGAACACGAGCGCCCAGACCAGCAGGTAGAACAACACAACGCCGGTGCTCGCGAGGAAATCGCTGAGCTGGCCGTCGAGTGCCGCCGTGCGCAGCATCGGCTAGTTCGCCAACCCGTCGAAGACTGCACCGTTGTAGGTGAATGCCGCATCGACCTCGGCGACGAGAGTGTCCACGTCGGTGGGTGCCAGCGAGAGGGCGTTGAGCCGGTCCCGGTACGCGCGCTTGTACTGCACGATGTTGTTGATCGCGTCGAACCTGTAGAAGCCGAGCTGCTCGGGCTCCGCACCGTAGTGACGGGCCACGAGCGAGGCGATCGCCTGGCCGCCGGAGAGGTCGCCGAGGTAGCGCGTGTAATGGTGCGCCAGGCAGCGCACGCTGTCGGCGTTGGTGAGCGACTGCAGGTGTTCGATGTACGCGGTGGTGGCGGGCAGCGGCGGGTGCTCGTGGCGCCAGTCCTGCACGCCGAGCGCGGCGAGGTCGCTCTCGATGGCGGGCAATCGCTCCAGGTCGGGATCGAAGAGGTCAAGATGGTCGATCTGGGACACCCGGTCGACGAGTTGTTCGAGGGCCTCGTAAACCCAGGCGTACTGACCGAGGTAGCGCGTGTAGTCCTCGAGCGAGAGGTGGCCGCTCATCAACTCGGTGATGAAGGACCGGGTCTCGGTGTCGCGGTGCTGGCCACTGGAACTTGCCCGAAGGTACTCGGCCAGGCTCGGCTGCTGGTCCAGGGTGTGCGGGGTGGTGCCGTGGGTCGCGGTCATGGGAACCGATCTGCTGGGGGACGGGTAAGGCAATCCTAACCTAAGCAGAATCCAGTGGCCAGAATTGAGAGAAGTTCTCTGTGGCAGCGGAGTCGGTCAGCTTCTGTGTGCTGACGCCGACGCCCGTCGGTGCGGGAGAAGGGACTTGAACCCTCACGCCTTCCGGCACAGGTACCTAAAACCTGCGTGTATACCAATTTCACCACTCCCGCGGGTGCGGCTCCAGTCTAGAGTGCCCGCTGTTTCGGTGCCGAAAACGGCCCCTGTGGATAACTCCCACGCGCCGTGGGGCTTCTGCAGCAGGATGCCTACATGAGCGAGGCCGTGCGGATCATCACCGAGCAGGTGCGGCTGCGTGTGCGCCGGGACGGCGTCGACCTGGCCGGCGACGGCACCCTGACCGACCAGTACGTGCGCGACGAGGTGCGCCGGTACAGCGAACGCGCCCTCGGCGGGTCCGCGCCGCTGCTCGCCGACGAGTTCCAGGCCGCCCGCGAGGTGGTCGCCGCCCTCACCGGGTTCGGGGCGCTGCAGCCGTTCCTGGACGACCCCGATATCGAGGAGATCTGGATCAACGCGCCCAGCCGGGTGTTCGTGGCCCGCGACGGCGTGCCGGAGCTGACGACCATGGTGCTCACCGAACGCGAGGTGCGCGACCTCGTCGAACGGATGCTGCAGGCCTCCGGCCGCCGTGTCGACCTGTCCTCCCCGTTCGTCGACGCCTCCCTGCCCGATGGGTCGCGACTGCACGTGGTGATCCCCGACATCACCCAGCGGTTCTGGTCGGTGAACATCCGCAAGTTCACCCGGCGCATCCGGGATCTCACCCAGCTTGTGGCGCTCGGGGCGCTCACCCAGCCGGCCGCCGACTTCCTGCGGGTGTGCGTGCGGGGCGGGCAGAACATCCTGGTCTGCGGGGCGACGCAGACCGGGAAGACCACCCTGCTCAACGCGCTGCTCTCGGCGGCCCCGCGCACCGAACGCATCATCACGGTGGAGGAGACCTTCGAGCTGAGCGTGGCCGGCCGGGACGTCGTGGCGATGCAGTGCCGACAGCCCAGCCTGGAGGGCACCGGAGAGATCACCCTGCGCCGCCTGATCAAGGAGTCGCTGCGGATGCGACCCGACCGGCTCGTGGTGGGCGAGGTGCGGGAGGCCGAGAGCCTGGACCTGCTCATCGCACTGAACAGTGGACTGCCGGGCATGTGCTCCATCCACGCCAACAGCGCCAGGGACGCGCTCGCCAAGCTGTCGACATTGCCGCTGCTTGCGGGCCGCAACATCGACTCGTCGTTCGTGCTGCCCACTGTGGCCGGCTGCATCGACATCGTCGTGCACTGTGAGATGGATCGGCACGGCCGGCGTCGGGTGACCGAGATCATTGCGCCGAGTGGCCAGCTCACCGGCGCCACGATCGAGGCCAGTCCACTGTTCCTGATGAACAACGGCGTCCTCGAGCACACCGGCGGCTTCCCCACCAAGCTCGCCAAGTTCCGCGCCGCCGGGCTTGACCCCGCCGACGTGCTGCGGAGGGGAGCGGCATGACGCTTGTGCTGGGCAGTCTCCTGGGCGCCGGGCTGGTGCTGCTCAGCGCGCCGTTCCTCTGGCCGTCCAGCCGTTCCGGCCGCCGCGGCAGCCGGTTGACGGATGGCTGGCGTGCGCGCCTCGCCCAGGCCGGCATGGGTGGGCTGCCGCTGTCGGTGTTCGCAACGGTCTCCTGGGTGCTGGCGGTGGCGGCCGCGGCGCTCGCCGAGGCGATCCTCGGAGTACGGGCGCTGACCGTGGTGGCCGGGGTGCTCTGGCTGATCCTGCCCAGCCTCATCGTGCTGTGGCGGGCCCGCGCCCGACGTCGGCTCAATCGCACGGTGTGGCCTGACGTCGTGGACCATCTGGTCTCCGCCGTGCGCTCGGGTCTCGCTCTGCCCGACGCGGTGAGCAGCCTGGCGCAGTCGGGTCCGGTGCTGACCCGGGTGTCGTTCGCCGAGTTCGAACGCGACTACCGCGCCACCGGCAATTTCGGTTACAGCGTCGACAAGCTCAAGAGCTCCCTGGCCGACCCGTTCGCCGACCGACTGCTGGAGACCCTCCGCATGGCGCGGGAGGTGGGCGGCAGCGACCTCACCGTGGTGTTGCGCAGCCTGTCCAGTTGGCTGCGGCAGGATGCGGCGGTGCGCGCCGAGGTGGAGGCCAAACAGTCCTGGGTGGTCAACGCCGCCCGCCTCGGGGTCGCCGCCCCCTGGATCGTGCTCGTGCTCATCAGCACCCGGCCCGAGGCGGCGCAGGCGTTCAACACCGCGGCGGGCACCGTCGTGATCCTCGGCGGCCTCACGGTCTCCGTGCTGGCCTACCGGGTGATGCTCGCCCTGGGCCGGTTGCCCGAGGAACGCCGGTGGTTCCAGTGACCGCGCTGGCCTGGGGTGCGTTCTTCGGCGCGGTGCTCGGCATCGGGCTGTGGTCATTGGTGAGCCTCACCCCGCGATTGAGCCGGCCCCGGCTGGCGAACCGGTTGGCGCCATACCTGTTGGACGTCTCCGGGGAGGCCCGGGTGTTCGTCGGCCGTCGCTCCATCGACCCCATCCCCGTGCTGGGCACGCTGTTCTCGCCCGTGTTCGAGTCGCTCGCGCAGGCCCTCGCCAGCGCGCTGGGCGGCGCCGAGGCCGTGGACCGCCGGCTGCGGCAATCCGGGTCCACCCGCACGGTCGAGGCGTTCCGCTCGGAGCAACTCGCCTGGGCGTTGATCGCCGCCGCGACCGCGCTGCTCGTGGTGATCGGCACACCCCTTGGCCGCGGGTGGCCGCTCATCGTGCAGGTCGCCGCGCCCGTCACGGCAGCGGCGGCCGGTGTGGTGCTGCGCGACACGGTGCTCAAACGGGCCGCCACGGCGCGGCTGGACCGCATCGACAGCGAACTGCCCACCATCCTCGAGTTCCTCATGTTGTCCCTGGCCGCCGGCGAGGGCATCCTCGACGCTCTCCGCCGGGTGTCCGGCAGCACGTCGGGGGAGCTGTCGCGGGAGTTCGCCGGGTTGATCCACGACGTGCACGCTGGAGCGTCCGTCACGACCGCGCTCACCGAACTGTCCCGGCGGATGCGGCTGACCTCGCTGACCCGCTTCGTGGACCAGGTCGTCGGCGCGATCGACCGGGGGTCTCCACTGGCCGAGGTGCTGCGGGCGCAGGCCCAGGACGGCCGCGAGGAAGCCAAGCGCACCCTGCTCGAGGCCGCCGGGAAGAAGGAGATGGCCATGATGGTGCCGCTGGTCTTCCTGATCCTGCCGATGACCATCCTGTTCGCGATCTTCCCCGGCCTGTTCGTGCTGCAGGCCGGGTTCTAGGTCTTTTGCCCGAACCATCCTGTTCCACCGTGCACCACCCCAGAGAAAGCAGGACACCGTGAGTCTCACCACCCAGCTGTACAACCGTTTCCGCGCCGGGCTGCACGATGACCGGGGCGATGTGCCCGGATGGGTCTTGATCACGTTGATGACGGCAGGCCTCGTGATGATCATCTGGGGCCTGGCCGGACCCGCGCTCAGCGGCATCTTCGAGCAGGCCATCAACCGGGTCAGCGGCATCTGACCGTCGTCATGAGCCTGCGCCGCAGCATCCGGGGCAGCGTCGTCAGAGTCCGGTGGGGCGACGCCGAGCGTGGCACGGCGGTGGCCGAATTCGTGATGGTGGCCGCCCTCCTCACCGGCCTCACCCTGGCGGTGCTGCAGCTGGCGTTGGCGCTGCACATCCGCAACACCGTGCTGGATGCCGCCGCCGAGGGTGCCCGGTATGCCGCCCTGGCGGACAGCGGCCTCGGCCAGGGCGCCGAGCGCAGCCGGGACCTCATCACGGCGGCGCTCGGCCCGGCCTACGCTGCCGACGTGACGGCCGACTACACGGCGGTGGCGGGGCAGCCAGGAGTGCGGGTGCGGGTCGTGGCCCCGCTGCCGCTGTTCGGGCTGTTCGGTGTGGCCGACGGGCTGGAGGTGGAGGGGCATGCCGTCGTGGAGGGGTCAGTGGGCTGAACGCCGGTCGATGCTGACGGGCGAGACCGGATCGGCCTCGCTGGAGTTCATCACCGTCGGGCTGATCCTGCTCGTTCCTCTGGTCTACCTGATTCTGGCCATGTCGGTGCTGCAGGGCGGCGCGCTCGCGGTGGAGGGCGCCGCCCGGCAAGCCGCCCGCGTGTACGTGCTGGCGCCCAATTCCGCCGACGCCGAGGCCCGAGCCGAGCGGGCCGTCCTGGTGGGTTTGGCCGACTACGGAATTGACGCCGACGCCGCCGAGGTGAGCATCACCTGCGCTGGCGGGGGAGCCTGCCTGAGCCGGCGCAGCGTGGTGACCGTGACCGTTCGGCTGCAGGTGGCCCTGCCGTTCGTGCCCGGGGTCCTCACCCAGTCCCACGGCGGGAGCATCCCGCTGCAGTCGTCGGCGACCCAGACCGTGTCCCGGTTCTGGCACGAGGGGTGAGGCCGGTGCGGCGACCGTGGGCACGACGCATCCGTGGTGAGCACGGCGACGAGGGTTCCACGCTGCTGCTGACGATCTTCTACGGCTTCCTCGCCCTGGTGGTGGTGCTGATCGTGGTGGCCGCGACCAGCCTCTACCTCGAGCGCAAGCAGCTCTTCACCCTCGCGGATGGCGCGGCGCTCGCCGCAGCTGAATCGTTCCGGCTCGACGCGGTCGCGATCGACTCCGGGCAGTTGCACGCCGCACTGACCACCCCGGAGATCCGGGCTGCCGCGACCGGATACCTCGCCGCCGCCCGCCACCCCGGGCTGGAAGACTTGACGCTGACCCGCGCCGACACCGTGGACGGCCAGAGCGCCACCATCACCCTGCAAGCCTGGTGGCGCCCGCCCGTGCTCACCCTGTTCGTGCCCGACGGCCTGCCTGTGCAGGTGACCGCGGTCGCGCGGTCGGTCTTCGGCTGACCCGTGTCTGGTCGTTCGCCGGGCTCCCGCACGAGCGGGCTTCGTGTGCTGTTCACCGTCGGTTCAGGTCCCGTCCCCGTCGCCCGTGTTCTCTTGTAGGCGTTGCTTCCGTCCGGAAAGTAACGCTGAGACACCTAGTCCAGGGGGAAACGCCGTGTTCCGTGCGTCCAAGTCATCCAATCACCGGCCCGGGCGCACCGCGCTCATGGCCGCCGCGACCGGCCTCATCGCCGGCGCCAGCATCCTCGCGCCGCTCGGCGCATACGCTGCCACCGACGATCACGGTGGAGCCGCTCGCAACAACGGCGACAAGACCTCAGCGATTCGCGAGTCCATCGTCGATGGGCCGGCGAAGAACGTCATCCTGCTGATCGGCGACGGCATGGGTGACAGCGAGATCACCGTGGCCCGTAACTATGCGGAGGGTGCGGCCGGTGAGTTCGCCGGTATCGACGCGCTGCCGTTGACCGGCCAGTACACGACCTACGCCCTCAACAAAGACGGCACCCCGAACTACGCGTCGGAATCGGCGTCGACCGCCAGCGGCTGGTCGACCGGGACGAAGACGAGCAACGGCGCCCTCTCGGTGGACATCTCCGGTAAGCCCCAGTCGACGCTTCTCGAACTGGCCAAGGCCAACGGCCTCCGCACCGGAAACGTGTCGACAGCGGAAATTCAGGATGCCACCCCCGGCGCGCAGATCGCCCACATCTCGGCCCGTGGTTGCTACGGACCCGTGAAGACCACGGCGAACTGCGCCAGCGAGTCGCTCGAGAAGGGCGGACTGGGCTCCATCTCCGAACAACTGCTCAACCTGCGCCCCGATGTGGTTCTCGGCGGCGGCTCGGCGACCTTCACCGAGAAGGCCGTGGCGGGCGACTGGGCCGGCAAGACGCTCTTCGAACAGGCCACCGCCCGCGGCTACCAACTGGTAGACAGCGCCGCCGGCCTCGACACGGTCACCGCCGCCGACCAGAGCGCACCGGTGCTCGGACTCTTCACCAAGGGCAACTTCCCCACCCGCTGGGTCGGCCCCGCAGCCACAGTCGGCGGCGGAAACCTCGCCCCGGTCTCGTGCACCGAGAACCCGGCGCGACTGAACACAGGGCTCTCCCTCGCCTCCCTGACCGACAAGGCCATCGACCTCCTGTCCGCCGACAGCGACCAGGGTTTCTTCCTCCAGGTCGAAGGCGCCAGCATCGACAAGCAGGACCACGCCGCGGATGCCTGCGGCCAGATCGGTGAGACCGTCGACCTCGACGAGGCCGTGCAGTCGGCCCTCGCGTTCGCCAAGGCCGACGGCAACACCCTGGTCGTGGTGACCGCCGACCACGCGCACACCAGCCAGATCGTGGGATCGACCCCGCCCGGCCTGAGCGTTGCGCTGACCACCGAAGAAGGATCGACCATGCTCGTGAGCTACGGCACCGCGAACGCCGGTGAGTCCCAGCAGCACACGGGATCCCAGGTGCGGATCGCCGGCTACGGCCCTGGAGCGGCGAACGTGCTCGGCCTGACCGACCAGACCGACCTGTTCTTCACGTCGTCCAACGCCCTGGCCCTGAACACCGACCTCCGATCGCTGAGCGCCGCAGCCACACTCACCCTGGACCAGCCCACCGTCGCCCCGGGCGCCGCATTCACCGGCACCGGCGCAGGGCTGAACGCAGACTGGCGGGTCGCCGGCAAGATCAGCACGTCCGGTTCCGCCGACCCACTGGGCACGGTTGACGTGATCGATGGCCAGGCCCTCATCACGGGAACCGCGCCGACGACTCCCGGGCAGTACACCGTCACCGCAACCGGTGCGCAAACCGGCGTATCCGTGTCGGCCCAGTTGACGGTTGCGGCAGCGGGAACGACACCGACGCCCACGGCCACGCCGACCCCGACGACCACCCCGGCCGCCGTCCTGCCCGGTGGCTCCACGAATGGTGGGGTGGGCGGGGTTGCCGCTGCCGTCGGCGCAGTTCTGGCCGCCACCGGTACGCAGGTGGCTCCGCTGATGGGAGCCGCCGCGCTGTTGCTGGCTGCGGGCGGGGCGCTCGTCTGGTTCCGTCGTCGCCGTCACGGCCTGACCGAGTCGTAGACACCGCCGTCGACCTGTCGACACGCCGCACCGACGAAGGCCGCCCCTCCAGGGCGGCCTTCGCCGCTGCTGGCGTGGCGTGGCACGCGGTCACGTGCCGGCGACCGGCCGGTATTCTCGTCAGAGTGCCGCATCCGGCGGCGGGGGAGAACTGTGACAGCCAAGCGTGACCGCCTCACCGGCGCCGGAGCCCAACTCGTCACCGAGGTGAGCATCAACTACGGCTCGTCCCTGGCCGGGCTGCTCATCCCCATGGTCGGGTCCCCGGTCGTCGTGGCCGTGCGCCAGCTCGTGATGGCCGTGGCCGTGCTTCCGTTCTACCGGCCGAAGTTCGTCACCTTCACCTGGGCTCGGCTCTGGCCGGCGCTCGCCCTCGGTGTGGTGCTCGCGGTGATGAACCTCACCTTCTACGAGTCGGTCGCCCGGCTCGGCCTCGGCGTGGCCGCCACCATCGAGTTCCTCGGCCCGTTCGCGGTGGCTCTCGCCGCTTCCCGCCGGGCGCTCGACTTCGTCTGCGCCGCGGCCGCCGCCGGCGGGGTGTTCCTGCTCACCTGGTCGGATGGCACGCTCGACCCGTTCGGCATCGCCCTGGCACTCACCGCCGCCGCGGCCTGGGCCGGCTACATCCTGCTGACCCGCCGGGTGGCCACCCAGCTGCCCGGCTTGGAAGGCATCACCATCGCCAGCCTCGTCAGCCTGGTGCTGCTCGTTCCGGTGGCTCTCGTCACCGTCGACTACGCGAAGCTCAACTGGGGCATCATCGGGCTGCTCGTCGCGGTGGGGCTGCTGTCGTCGGCGTTCCCGTACACGCTGGACACCTACATCCTCCGGCGCATCACCCCGAGGCTGTACGCGATCATCACGAGCTTCGGTCCCGTCGTCGCGGCGATCTTCGGTGTGCTGGTGCTCGGCGAGGTTCTCCTGTTCCAGCAGCAGCTGGCGATCCTCGTGGTGTGCGGCGCGGCCGGCGCCGCGATCGCCACGCAGCGCGAGCAACCGGTCTCCGACATCGAGCGCACCGCGCGCGCCATCCCGTAGCGGCTCATCCAGTGATGGCCTCGTAGCGGCGCAACTCTGGGCTGGGCCCGTCGTTCGAGGGACAGCTCAGCGCCGAGTTGCCGCACAGGTCCCCTTCGCGGCTTCTGAAGGGGCGCTTTGTGGCGACTCGTGAGGGCGTTCCTCGGCGATTCGCGGCAAGGTGCCCCTTCCGGGCGGCGGAGAGGGCACGTCGAGGCAACTCGCGACGTCGAGCGGCTCAGTCCCGGGTGGGGATCGCTTCCAGGGCGTCGGTCTCCAGCGCAGCCACGAACTCGTAGGCCACGAGCTCCCGGGGCGCCTCCTCGATGCCGACGAGCGGCGCGAGCACCTTCGACTCGTCGAGAGCGTTGAGCTTGCGGGCGGTGGGCAGCACCTGGCGTTCCATCGAGCCGACGAAGCCGTTGTAGTCCTTCACGGTGCGCTCGATGGCGCGACCGAGCTTCTCGATGTGCGTGGCGGTGGTGGCCAGCCGCGAGTAGAGCTCGCGGCTGAGGTCGAAGAGCACCTGCGCGTCGTGGGTGAGCACATCCTGCTGCCAGCTGAACGCCACGGTCTTCAGCACCGACCAGAGCGTGACGGGGGAAGCCAGGGCGACGCGCTTGCTGAACGCGAACTCCATCAGCGACGGGTCGGCCTCGAGCGCCGACGAGACCAGCGATTCGCTGGGAATGAAGGCGATCACGAGTTCGGGGGAGGCATCGAGGCCTTGCCAGTAGGCCTTGCTGCCCAGCGCCGTGACGTGGTCCCGCACGGCCTTGACGTGCGCCTTCATGAAGACGGCCCGCTGGGCGCCATCGGAACCCGTGGCCGTGGCGGGGATCTGGCTGGCCTCCAGGAACGCGGTGAAGGGCACCTTCGCGTCCACGGCGATGTTCTTGCCGCCGGGCAGGTGCACGACCATGTCGGGCCGGCCGGCGCCGGCATCCGAGTGGATGCTCGACTGCACATCGAAGTCGACGCGCTCGATGAGCCCGGCCGCCTCGACCACGCTGCGCAGCTGGGTCTCGCCCCAGACGCCGCGGGTGTTGTTGGCGCGCAGGGCGGAGGCGAGGGATTCGGCGGTGCTGCGCAGTCGCTCCTCGGATTCGGTGGCAGAGCGCAGCTGCTCGGTGAGCTCACCGTGCTGCAGGCTGCGCTGCTGCTCGAGCTCGGCGACTTTCTGCTGCATGGTCACCAGGCTGTCCTTGACCGGGGCGAGGGCCTGTAGTACCTGGCTCTCCTGCCGGTCCCGTTCGGTGCGGGCGGCCTGATCATCGCGCTGCCGGTCGACGATGTCACGGTACTGCCGCTTCTGGTCGGCGATCTGGTCGCGCAGCCCGTCGGCGGTGGCCTGCATCGACGCGAGTTCTTCGCGGAGCAGCGACTGCACGGCAGCCTCCCGGGCGCGCGTCTCGGCGAGCACCACCTGGTGCCGGGCGTCGAGAACGGCGGGATCCTCGCCCGTCGGGG
It includes:
- the phoA gene encoding alkaline phosphatase; protein product: MFRASKSSNHRPGRTALMAAATGLIAGASILAPLGAYAATDDHGGAARNNGDKTSAIRESIVDGPAKNVILLIGDGMGDSEITVARNYAEGAAGEFAGIDALPLTGQYTTYALNKDGTPNYASESASTASGWSTGTKTSNGALSVDISGKPQSTLLELAKANGLRTGNVSTAEIQDATPGAQIAHISARGCYGPVKTTANCASESLEKGGLGSISEQLLNLRPDVVLGGGSATFTEKAVAGDWAGKTLFEQATARGYQLVDSAAGLDTVTAADQSAPVLGLFTKGNFPTRWVGPAATVGGGNLAPVSCTENPARLNTGLSLASLTDKAIDLLSADSDQGFFLQVEGASIDKQDHAADACGQIGETVDLDEAVQSALAFAKADGNTLVVVTADHAHTSQIVGSTPPGLSVALTTEEGSTMLVSYGTANAGESQQHTGSQVRIAGYGPGAANVLGLTDQTDLFFTSSNALALNTDLRSLSAAATLTLDQPTVAPGAAFTGTGAGLNADWRVAGKISTSGSADPLGTVDVIDGQALITGTAPTTPGQYTVTATGAQTGVSVSAQLTVAAAGTTPTPTATPTPTTTPAAVLPGGSTNGGVGGVAAAVGAVLAATGTQVAPLMGAAALLLAAGGALVWFRRRRHGLTES
- a CDS encoding heme oxygenase (biliverdin-producing) codes for the protein MTATHGTTPHTLDQQPSLAEYLRASSSGQHRDTETRSFITELMSGHLSLEDYTRYLGQYAWVYEALEQLVDRVSQIDHLDLFDPDLERLPAIESDLAALGVQDWRHEHPPLPATTAYIEHLQSLTNADSVRCLAHHYTRYLGDLSGGQAIASLVARHYGAEPEQLGFYRFDAINNIVQYKRAYRDRLNALSLAPTDVDTLVAEVDAAFTYNGAVFDGLAN
- a CDS encoding CpaF family protein; this encodes MSEAVRIITEQVRLRVRRDGVDLAGDGTLTDQYVRDEVRRYSERALGGSAPLLADEFQAAREVVAALTGFGALQPFLDDPDIEEIWINAPSRVFVARDGVPELTTMVLTEREVRDLVERMLQASGRRVDLSSPFVDASLPDGSRLHVVIPDITQRFWSVNIRKFTRRIRDLTQLVALGALTQPAADFLRVCVRGGQNILVCGATQTGKTTLLNALLSAAPRTERIITVEETFELSVAGRDVVAMQCRQPSLEGTGEITLRRLIKESLRMRPDRLVVGEVREAESLDLLIALNSGLPGMCSIHANSARDALAKLSTLPLLAGRNIDSSFVLPTVAGCIDIVVHCEMDRHGRRRVTEIIAPSGQLTGATIEASPLFLMNNGVLEHTGGFPTKLAKFRAAGLDPADVLRRGAA
- the rmuC gene encoding DNA recombination protein RmuC, encoding MDPLALLLGLVIGAVVGALVSAVLLQRRRSTTPTGEDPAVLDARHQVVLAETRAREAAVQSLLREELASMQATADGLRDQIADQKRQYRDIVDRQRDDQAARTERDRQESQVLQALAPVKDSLVTMQQKVAELEQQRSLQHGELTEQLRSATESEERLRSTAESLASALRANNTRGVWGETQLRSVVEAAGLIERVDFDVQSSIHSDAGAGRPDMVVHLPGGKNIAVDAKVPFTAFLEASQIPATATGSDGAQRAVFMKAHVKAVRDHVTALGSKAYWQGLDASPELVIAFIPSESLVSSALEADPSLMEFAFSKRVALASPVTLWSVLKTVAFSWQQDVLTHDAQVLFDLSRELYSRLATTATHIEKLGRAIERTVKDYNGFVGSMERQVLPTARKLNALDESKVLAPLVGIEEAPRELVAYEFVAALETDALEAIPTRD
- a CDS encoding TadE/TadG family type IV pilus assembly protein, which translates into the protein MSLRRSIRGSVVRVRWGDAERGTAVAEFVMVAALLTGLTLAVLQLALALHIRNTVLDAAAEGARYAALADSGLGQGAERSRDLITAALGPAYAADVTADYTAVAGQPGVRVRVVAPLPLFGLFGVADGLEVEGHAVVEGSVG
- a CDS encoding EamA family transporter yields the protein MTAKRDRLTGAGAQLVTEVSINYGSSLAGLLIPMVGSPVVVAVRQLVMAVAVLPFYRPKFVTFTWARLWPALALGVVLAVMNLTFYESVARLGLGVAATIEFLGPFAVALAASRRALDFVCAAAAAGGVFLLTWSDGTLDPFGIALALTAAAAWAGYILLTRRVATQLPGLEGITIASLVSLVLLVPVALVTVDYAKLNWGIIGLLVAVGLLSSAFPYTLDTYILRRITPRLYAIITSFGPVVAAIFGVLVLGEVLLFQQQLAILVVCGAAGAAIATQREQPVSDIERTARAIP
- a CDS encoding type II secretion system F family protein, which translates into the protein MVPVTALAWGAFFGAVLGIGLWSLVSLTPRLSRPRLANRLAPYLLDVSGEARVFVGRRSIDPIPVLGTLFSPVFESLAQALASALGGAEAVDRRLRQSGSTRTVEAFRSEQLAWALIAAATALLVVIGTPLGRGWPLIVQVAAPVTAAAAGVVLRDTVLKRAATARLDRIDSELPTILEFLMLSLAAGEGILDALRRVSGSTSGELSREFAGLIHDVHAGASVTTALTELSRRMRLTSLTRFVDQVVGAIDRGSPLAEVLRAQAQDGREEAKRTLLEAAGKKEMAMMVPLVFLILPMTILFAIFPGLFVLQAGF
- a CDS encoding pilus assembly protein TadG-related protein, which translates into the protein MRRPWARRIRGEHGDEGSTLLLTIFYGFLALVVVLIVVAATSLYLERKQLFTLADGAALAAAESFRLDAVAIDSGQLHAALTTPEIRAAATGYLAAARHPGLEDLTLTRADTVDGQSATITLQAWWRPPVLTLFVPDGLPVQVTAVARSVFG
- a CDS encoding DedA family protein, with translation MLRTAALDGQLSDFLASTGVVLFYLLVWALVFAGTALFLGVFIPFITGDSLLFGSGLVAASSSNLNIVVLAVGIGIAAFLGDQVGFLLGRRYGRGYLDRRGGRRTQLAIVKTESFYLKYGWWAVVVARFMPWARVFVPVVAGVGRMNYYKFLSSNVVGALAWGVGITLTGYYAAAIPGVKSAAYVIAAFFITASIVFGLRTWLADRAQTRLEAQTSTGPHNTLGG
- a CDS encoding type II secretion system F family protein, with protein sequence MTLVLGSLLGAGLVLLSAPFLWPSSRSGRRGSRLTDGWRARLAQAGMGGLPLSVFATVSWVLAVAAAALAEAILGVRALTVVAGVLWLILPSLIVLWRARARRRLNRTVWPDVVDHLVSAVRSGLALPDAVSSLAQSGPVLTRVSFAEFERDYRATGNFGYSVDKLKSSLADPFADRLLETLRMAREVGGSDLTVVLRSLSSWLRQDAAVRAEVEAKQSWVVNAARLGVAAPWIVLVLISTRPEAAQAFNTAAGTVVILGGLTVSVLAYRVMLALGRLPEERRWFQ